In the Arthrobacter sp. CDRTa11 genome, CGAGGTCGGTGCGCACGCCGCCGAGGTTCTTCCGGGCCAACGGGTGCAGGCGCACCGCATAGAACGGAGCCTCGTCAAGCGGGGCGATGCCATCGAGCGGCTTGCCGAAGGCGGGGTCCCGATGAAGGCCGGCGGCGATGGCCTTGTTCATGTCGTTGATGGCGGCCTCCAGATTCCTCCGGTCGACGCCGATACGGGCAGCGAGCGCGGCGGCACTCGGGGCGGACTCGACATAGGGCGATGAGCGGAGGAACTCCGCCACGCGATCGCGGTTGATCTTGTTGCCGTCGAGGTAGTACGGATCGGCGAGGATCAACCCCGATGCGACGCCCGCGTCGAACACGGACCATGCCCGGCCCTCCGTCTGGGCGAGGAGCGCACCGGTCCCGCTCGCCCCGCCCCGCAGGCTCTCGTCGTGGAATCGGTTGCCCTCATCGTTGATCCAAAGTTCGCCGTCGACCCCGCGGACTGCGAGGCCGCGATCGGTTCCCGGCTTCAGGTAGTCGGGTGTCCCATACGGGTACATCCACACCGAATCAAGCTCCGTGAACTGCGCGCCGACTGCCTCCAGCATGCGAATGCCCTCACCCTTCGCTTCCGGTCCGCCGCCGAGGAGCACGCGCTCTGCTCCGGCCGCCTGTTTGGCGTGCATCGCTACGAGCTCGGCGCTGTTATTGAAACCGCCGGTCGCCATGACGATCGCCGGCGCGGAGATCTCGACAATTCGATCGCCGTTCATGGCGATGACGGCCGTGATGCGCCCGCCGCTGCGGACGAGCTCCTGCGCACGGTAGCCGAAGCGCCACGTGATGTTCGGCAGCGCGCGGGCATGGTGGGCGAGCAGCGACATGACGCGTTTGCCTCCTCCCTCCGGACGGTGCCATCGCGGCACGCGATTGCCCTCGTGCGGGTGGATGGAGATCCACCTGACCCCCAGCGCTGACAGGTGGTCGAAGAACACATCCCGACTGGCCAGGAGGTAACGATGCGCCCATTCGACGTCGACCGAGTCGCCGCCCCAGGTGATCCAGTCTTCGAGCGCAAGGCCGACGGAGTCTTCGACGCCGAGCCGATCCTGGAGCGGGGAACCTGCGATGCAGGTGCCGCCGGCCGCACCGGACGCGGTCCCGCCGAAGCTCGGCGCCGCGTCGATGACTGTCACGCGTGCACCGCGCCCTGCGGCCTCGATCACACAGGACAGACCGGAGGCGCCGGCACCGATCAGGACGACGTCCACCTGCTGGTCGACGGCAGGTCCGTCGGGGGTGGAGAGAGCGGTCATAGTCGACCTTCCGTTGTCGATCGGAAACGTCTTGTGGCCTCCGCGCCGTCAGCTGCGCAGCCAGTCCTGGTCGAGCGCCTCGACGGATGCGCAACCGAGCAGTGCGAGGGTGTTGTCGAGCTGCTCCTTCAACAGTTCGATCACCTTCGTGACGCCGGCCTGTCCCTTCGCAGCGAGGCCGTAGATGTACGGTCGTCCGATCATGCAGATGCGGGCGCCGCGTGCGAGTGCCTTGGCGATGTCGCTGCCTCGGCGGATGCCGCCGTCCATGTACACCTCGGCCTTGCCGTCCACAGCGTCGACGACAGCGGGCAAGACGTCGATTGTTGCGGGAAGCCCATCGAGCTGGC is a window encoding:
- a CDS encoding FAD-dependent oxidoreductase; translation: MTALSTPDGPAVDQQVDVVLIGAGASGLSCVIEAAGRGARVTVIDAAPSFGGTASGAAGGTCIAGSPLQDRLGVEDSVGLALEDWITWGGDSVDVEWAHRYLLASRDVFFDHLSALGVRWISIHPHEGNRVPRWHRPEGGGKRVMSLLAHHARALPNITWRFGYRAQELVRSGGRITAVIAMNGDRIVEISAPAIVMATGGFNNSAELVAMHAKQAAGAERVLLGGGPEAKGEGIRMLEAVGAQFTELDSVWMYPYGTPDYLKPGTDRGLAVRGVDGELWINDEGNRFHDESLRGGASGTGALLAQTEGRAWSVFDAGVASGLILADPYYLDGNKINRDRVAEFLRSSPYVESAPSAAALAARIGVDRRNLEAAINDMNKAIAAGLHRDPAFGKPLDGIAPLDEAPFYAVRLHPLARKNLGGVRTDLDCRVLDSEGRPIDGLFASGEVAGMAGGHINGHAALEGTAFGPSVFSGIVAGRAVVE